Proteins encoded together in one Deltaproteobacteria bacterium window:
- the sctU gene encoding type III secretion system export apparatus subunit SctU, with protein MADESGEKTEEPTQKKLDDARKRGQVWKSRDLTGALVFFVGYAMLTAGASQVYLRFHMLFDGAMDTIAHLGTPEHDTNEALMNGLVSLLVLCLPVVAGAAIVGGLADFLQVGPLFTGDPVMPKLEKLNPMDGLKNIFSKKTVVEALKNMLKVSLAGYLAWTVLRDHVPVVIQTVHTTPLGLVIVLGELVYRLTIKVGLLLVLIALFDVWWQHRTYMKDMMMTREEVKREYKESEGDPHHKAKRKELHQEILEHSAIESVQNADVVITNPTHVAVAISYDKEKDASPRVLAKGVDELAARIRELAKKHDVPMVRNVPLAHALNRLDLGTEIPEELYDAVAEVLNFVYGLQNEQAPSMEPRR; from the coding sequence CACAAAAGAAGCTGGACGACGCTCGCAAGCGCGGCCAGGTGTGGAAGAGCCGCGACCTCACCGGCGCGCTCGTGTTCTTCGTGGGCTACGCGATGCTGACCGCGGGCGCCTCGCAGGTGTACCTGCGCTTCCACATGCTCTTCGACGGCGCGATGGACACCATCGCCCACCTGGGCACGCCCGAGCACGACACCAACGAGGCGCTCATGAACGGGCTGGTGTCGCTGCTCGTCCTCTGCCTGCCGGTCGTGGCGGGCGCGGCGATCGTGGGCGGGCTCGCGGACTTTCTCCAGGTGGGCCCGCTCTTCACCGGCGATCCGGTGATGCCCAAGCTCGAGAAGCTGAACCCGATGGACGGGCTCAAGAACATCTTCAGCAAGAAGACCGTGGTCGAGGCCTTGAAGAACATGCTCAAGGTCTCGCTCGCCGGGTACCTGGCGTGGACGGTGCTCCGCGATCATGTGCCGGTGGTGATCCAGACGGTGCACACCACGCCGCTCGGGCTGGTGATTGTGCTGGGCGAGCTCGTCTATCGACTCACGATCAAGGTGGGCTTGCTGCTCGTGCTCATCGCGCTCTTCGACGTGTGGTGGCAGCACCGCACGTACATGAAGGACATGATGATGACGCGCGAGGAGGTGAAGCGCGAATACAAGGAGAGCGAAGGCGACCCGCACCACAAGGCCAAGCGCAAGGAGCTGCACCAGGAGATCCTCGAGCACTCCGCCATCGAGAGCGTGCAGAACGCCGACGTGGTGATCACCAATCCCACGCACGTGGCGGTGGCGATCTCGTACGACAAGGAGAAGGACGCCTCGCCGCGCGTGCTTGCCAAGGGCGTGGACGAGCTCGCCGCGCGCATCCGCGAGCTGGCCAAGAAGCACGACGTGCCCATGGTGCGGAACGTGCCGCTCGCGCACGCGCTCAACCGGCTCGATCTCGGAACCGAGATCCCCGAGGAGCTCTACGACGCCGTGGCCGAGGTGCTGAACTTCGTCTACGGGCTGCAGAACGAGCAGGCGCCGAGCATGGAGCCGCGACGCTAG
- a CDS encoding DUF2378 family protein — MSQDKLFFGHAVSGLYQHALGNRMMPELREQLREAGLDLDKPLLPAYPAELFVRWLDVAGAALFPNRSRAEQLYEMGRVTVQGFAQIELGSAMFDHLKVMTAEKSMQRLERSLRAAMNFIAVRFHPLSPTEFELHLNDVVGIPDFFRGLVEGGSSAAGRSSSVTVSRLEGEGCVLLYRAG; from the coding sequence ATGAGCCAGGACAAGCTCTTCTTCGGCCACGCCGTCTCGGGCCTGTACCAGCACGCGCTCGGCAACCGAATGATGCCGGAGCTCCGCGAGCAGCTCCGCGAGGCCGGGCTGGATCTCGACAAGCCGCTCTTGCCCGCGTACCCGGCCGAGCTCTTCGTGCGCTGGTTGGACGTGGCGGGCGCTGCGCTCTTTCCGAACCGTTCGCGTGCCGAGCAGCTCTACGAGATGGGCCGGGTGACGGTGCAGGGCTTCGCGCAGATCGAGCTCGGCAGCGCCATGTTCGATCACCTCAAGGTCATGACCGCCGAGAAGTCGATGCAGCGCCTCGAGCGGAGCCTGCGCGCGGCCATGAACTTCATCGCCGTGCGCTTTCACCCGCTGAGCCCCACCGAGTTCGAGCTCCACCTCAACGACGTCGTGGGGATCCCGGACTTCTTCCGTGGCCTCGTGGAAGGCGGCTCGAGCGCCGCGGGTCGGAGCTCGAGCGTCACCGTGAGCCGGCTCGAGGGCGAGGGCTGCGTGCTGCTGTATCGAGCGGGTTAA
- a CDS encoding EscU/YscU/HrcU family type III secretion system export apparatus switch protein: MAADDRDTQIAVAIKYNKDEDKAPKVVAKGMNLKAERIKEIAKQAGVPIMRNVPMAHALNKVDIGDEIPEELYDAVAEVLNFVYALAQDKEPKP; the protein is encoded by the coding sequence ATGGCCGCCGATGATCGCGACACGCAAATCGCCGTCGCCATCAAGTACAACAAGGACGAGGACAAGGCCCCCAAGGTCGTGGCCAAGGGGATGAACCTCAAGGCCGAGCGCATCAAGGAGATCGCCAAGCAGGCAGGCGTCCCGATCATGCGCAACGTGCCGATGGCGCACGCGCTGAACAAGGTCGACATCGGCGACGAGATTCCGGAAGAGCTGTACGACGCCGTGGCCGAGGTGCTCAACTTCGTCTACGCGCTGGCCCAGGACAAGGAACCCAAGCCCTGA
- a CDS encoding bacterioferritin — translation MTSKQPFLTDVKEIQKRAREQIEQGAVTPDYQGDVNVVVKLLNDALATEIVCTLRYRQHYYMAVGIHYQAVAEEFMQHSNEEAQHADQIAERIRQLNGHPNFSPDGLLARSHSQFEEGASLVEMIKEDLVAERIAIETYREIIQYLGEKDPTSRRVMERILEKEEEHADDMATLLQRIHHEAGQPLQ, via the coding sequence GTGACTTCCAAGCAGCCCTTCCTGACCGACGTGAAGGAGATCCAGAAGCGCGCCCGCGAGCAGATCGAGCAAGGCGCGGTCACGCCCGACTACCAGGGTGACGTGAACGTGGTGGTGAAGCTCCTGAACGACGCGCTGGCCACGGAGATCGTCTGCACGCTGCGGTACCGGCAGCACTACTACATGGCCGTGGGCATCCACTACCAAGCCGTCGCCGAGGAGTTCATGCAGCACTCCAACGAGGAGGCGCAGCACGCGGACCAGATCGCCGAGCGCATCCGCCAGCTGAACGGGCACCCCAACTTCTCGCCCGACGGGCTCCTGGCCCGGTCGCACTCGCAGTTCGAGGAGGGCGCCTCGCTGGTGGAGATGATCAAGGAGGACCTGGTGGCGGAGCGCATCGCCATCGAGACCTACCGCGAGATCATCCAGTACCTGGGCGAGAAAGACCCGACCAGCCGGCGGGTGATGGAGCGCATCCTCGAGAAGGAAGAGGAGCACGCCGACGACATGGCCACGCTGCTCCAGCGCATCCACCACGAGGCGGGCCAGCCGCTGCAGTGA
- the serC gene encoding 3-phosphoserine/phosphohydroxythreonine transaminase: MARTMNFNAGPAALPLPALERAREEFLDFSGSGMSVMEHSHRGKEYDAVHEEALAQLKALLGVPHSHAILFLQGGASQLFAQVPMNFLPAGQSADYVVNGVWGEKAIGEARAIQSLGGGTARLAGSSGVGDGKEKQYTRVVRQDELQLDGKAAYLHFTSNETIHGNQYAVVPERPFPVGPSPLVCDMSSDFLWKPTDVSKFALIYAGAQKNIGPSGVVVVIAAKEFIERGRKDIPKIFQLRTVLENNSLYNTPPTFGIYMIRNVLAWAQKLGGLPAIEKLNREKAAAIYGAIDGSNGFFNCPVEKESRSVMNVVFRLPNEKLEEELVGAAKKEGMVGLKGHRSVGGIRVSLYNAVELAWARELASFMKQFAQKKA; encoded by the coding sequence ATGGCCCGCACCATGAACTTCAACGCCGGCCCCGCCGCGCTGCCCTTGCCGGCCCTCGAGCGCGCGCGCGAGGAGTTCCTCGACTTCTCGGGCAGCGGCATGTCGGTGATGGAGCACTCGCACCGCGGCAAGGAGTACGACGCCGTCCACGAAGAGGCCCTGGCCCAGCTCAAGGCGCTCCTCGGCGTGCCCCACTCGCACGCGATCCTGTTCCTGCAAGGCGGCGCCAGCCAGCTCTTCGCCCAGGTGCCGATGAACTTCCTGCCCGCGGGGCAGAGCGCCGACTACGTGGTCAACGGCGTCTGGGGCGAGAAGGCCATCGGCGAGGCCAGGGCCATCCAGAGCCTGGGCGGCGGTACCGCGCGGCTCGCGGGCAGCAGTGGCGTCGGCGACGGCAAGGAGAAGCAGTACACGCGCGTCGTTCGCCAGGACGAGCTCCAGCTCGACGGCAAGGCCGCCTACCTGCACTTCACCAGCAACGAGACCATCCACGGCAACCAGTACGCGGTGGTGCCGGAGCGGCCGTTCCCGGTGGGGCCGTCGCCGCTGGTCTGCGACATGTCGAGCGACTTCCTCTGGAAGCCCACCGACGTCTCCAAGTTCGCGCTCATCTACGCTGGCGCGCAGAAGAACATCGGCCCGAGCGGCGTGGTGGTGGTCATCGCGGCCAAGGAGTTCATCGAGCGCGGCCGCAAGGACATCCCCAAGATCTTCCAGCTCCGCACCGTGCTGGAGAACAACTCGCTCTACAACACGCCGCCCACGTTCGGCATCTACATGATCCGCAACGTGCTCGCGTGGGCCCAGAAGCTCGGCGGCCTGCCTGCCATCGAGAAGCTCAACCGCGAGAAGGCCGCGGCCATCTACGGCGCCATCGACGGCAGCAACGGCTTCTTCAACTGCCCGGTGGAGAAGGAGAGCCGCTCGGTGATGAACGTCGTCTTCCGGCTGCCGAACGAGAAGCTGGAGGAGGAGCTCGTGGGCGCCGCCAAGAAGGAGGGCATGGTGGGACTCAAGGGCCACCGCTCGGTGGGCGGCATCCGCGTGTCGCTCTACAACGCCGTGGAGCTCGCCTGGGCGAGGGAGCTGGCGTCGTTCATGAAGCAGTTCGCGCAGAAGAAGGCCTGA
- a CDS encoding thiolase family protein yields the protein MSEAVIVEAVRTGRGKRKGTLAGVHPVDLAAHVLEAAIRRAGIAPALVDDVALGCVSPVGEQGLNIARGAVLAAGLPIDIAGVSVNRFCGSGLQAVNQAALAVMGGQSEIAIGGGVENMTRVPMGSDAVGPGNGPASPQLLERWPNLVPQGISAEMIAEQWKLSRRELDEYSAASQQKAGAAIAAGKFKNEIEPLDVDLPDGRKVSFATDEHCRPTTTVEVLAGLKPAFKEDGVIHAGNSSGIVDGAAAVVVTSPEGAKKHGLKPRAKIVSMAVAGSDPVIMLTGPIPSTKKALAKAGLTINDIDLFEINEAFAPVPIVVARELGIPLEKLNVNGGAIALGHPLGATGAILVATVLNELERRDLRRGLVTLCIGYGMGITTIIDRKV from the coding sequence ATGTCGGAAGCGGTGATCGTCGAGGCGGTGCGGACCGGGCGCGGCAAGCGCAAGGGGACGCTGGCCGGTGTCCACCCCGTGGACCTGGCCGCGCACGTGCTCGAGGCCGCCATCCGCCGCGCCGGCATCGCGCCCGCGCTCGTGGACGACGTGGCACTCGGCTGTGTCTCGCCGGTGGGCGAGCAGGGCTTGAACATCGCGCGTGGCGCGGTGCTCGCGGCGGGACTGCCCATCGACATCGCCGGCGTCAGCGTGAATCGCTTCTGCGGTTCGGGACTTCAGGCCGTGAACCAGGCCGCCTTGGCCGTGATGGGCGGACAGAGCGAGATCGCCATCGGCGGCGGCGTCGAGAACATGACCCGCGTGCCCATGGGCTCCGACGCGGTCGGGCCGGGCAATGGACCGGCGTCGCCGCAGCTGCTCGAGCGCTGGCCCAACCTCGTTCCGCAGGGCATCTCCGCGGAAATGATCGCCGAGCAGTGGAAGCTCAGCCGCCGCGAGCTCGACGAGTACAGCGCCGCCAGCCAGCAGAAGGCCGGCGCAGCGATTGCCGCGGGCAAGTTCAAGAACGAGATCGAGCCGCTCGACGTGGACCTGCCCGACGGCCGCAAGGTGAGCTTCGCCACCGACGAGCACTGCCGCCCCACGACGACCGTCGAGGTCCTCGCGGGCCTGAAGCCGGCCTTCAAGGAAGACGGCGTCATCCACGCGGGCAACAGCTCGGGCATCGTCGACGGCGCCGCGGCGGTCGTCGTGACCTCGCCCGAGGGCGCGAAGAAGCACGGCCTCAAGCCGCGCGCGAAGATCGTGAGCATGGCCGTGGCCGGCTCGGACCCGGTGATCATGCTCACCGGCCCCATCCCCTCGACGAAGAAGGCGCTGGCCAAGGCCGGCCTCACCATCAACGACATCGATCTCTTCGAGATCAACGAGGCGTTCGCGCCGGTGCCCATCGTGGTCGCGCGCGAGCTGGGCATCCCGCTGGAGAAGCTGAACGTGAACGGCGGCGCCATCGCCCTTGGCCATCCGCTCGGCGCCACCGGCGCGATCCTCGTGGCCACCGTGCTCAACGAGCTGGAGCGCCGCGACCTGCGCCGCGGCCTGGTCACGCTCTGCATTGGCTACGGCATGGGCATCACCACCATCATCGACCGGAAGGTCTGA